From the genome of Pseudomonas sp. AB6, one region includes:
- a CDS encoding 3-isopropylmalate dehydratase produces the protein MRLICFAIPLLLAGCSSFTADPDKVTHVPAERLLAFQQPVEGAGGQIIVNRDIGMLGGGCYVAFSIDRTVAARIGIGEEAHFQAPAGARIVGIGLDEQDGSMCSKGRLHRELAVQLKSGASQYFRIVSDSVSGFGIVAVAQ, from the coding sequence ATGCGCTTGATCTGTTTCGCGATTCCTCTTTTATTGGCGGGTTGCTCCTCATTCACTGCCGATCCAGACAAAGTGACCCATGTGCCAGCAGAGCGCTTACTCGCGTTTCAACAACCGGTGGAAGGCGCAGGAGGGCAGATCATAGTCAACCGTGACATTGGCATGCTCGGTGGCGGCTGCTACGTGGCATTCTCGATTGACCGCACAGTCGCTGCGCGAATCGGCATCGGCGAAGAAGCCCACTTTCAAGCACCGGCCGGTGCTCGTATTGTCGGTATTGGTCTCGACGAACAGGACGGCTCTATGTGCAGCAAAGGTCGATTGCACCGTGAGCTGGCTGTTCAATTGAAGAGCGGCGCCAGTCAATATTTTCGAATCGTCAGTGACTCAGTGAGCGGCTTCGGGATAGTGGCGGTGGCTCAATAG
- a CDS encoding TetR/AcrR family transcriptional regulator, translating to MARPREFDEAAALDAATLCFWARGYEATSIRNLTQSMGITGASLYNAFGDKRSLYQRVLDRYVECGSLDWIKQLEAQLPPHQAIAAFFEEIIERSLDDPQRKGCLLVNAAVEVAPHDLGFQQIVADVLIQIEAFFCRCVAAGQRAGNISIVQTAEDLARLLLGLLLGIRVLARVRPERDLLQGMVRPAFALLDCQFTAQETPDHD from the coding sequence ATGGCTCGGCCAAGAGAATTCGACGAAGCCGCGGCACTAGACGCAGCGACTTTGTGCTTTTGGGCCCGTGGCTATGAGGCTACCTCCATTCGAAACCTCACGCAAAGCATGGGGATCACCGGCGCCAGTCTCTACAACGCCTTCGGCGACAAGCGTTCGCTTTACCAGCGCGTGCTGGATCGTTATGTCGAGTGCGGGTCACTGGACTGGATCAAACAACTTGAAGCGCAATTGCCACCGCATCAAGCAATTGCAGCGTTCTTCGAAGAGATCATTGAGCGCTCGCTCGACGATCCGCAGCGCAAAGGCTGCTTATTGGTCAACGCAGCGGTTGAAGTCGCCCCACATGATCTTGGTTTCCAGCAAATCGTTGCGGATGTTCTGATTCAGATCGAAGCGTTTTTCTGCCGCTGCGTCGCCGCCGGCCAACGTGCCGGTAACATTTCTATCGTGCAAACCGCCGAAGATTTGGCCCGCTTGTTATTAGGTCTGTTGTTAGGCATTCGCGTGCTGGCGCGCGTCCGGCCAGAGCGAGACTTATTACAAGGTATGGTACGACCGGCCTTTGCGTTACTCGACTGCCAATTCACTGCACAGGAAACACCTGACCATGATTGA
- a CDS encoding glutathione S-transferase N-terminal domain-containing protein, producing the protein MIELYYWPTPNGHKITIFLEESGLAYNLHPIDISAGDQFKPEFLAFSPNNRMPAIIDTEPADDGEPITVFESGAILLYLAEKTGQFLPTDVRARKTVTEWLFWQMGGLGPMAGQNHHFGLYAPEKLPYAINRYVSETNRLYGVLNRRLVGREFIGGDHYSIADMAAYPWIVPWKNQQQNLDDFPDLRRWFDAIHARPATVRAYAKAEPFSSRPAVTEEGKKILFGQTSVPRA; encoded by the coding sequence ATGATTGAGCTCTACTATTGGCCAACCCCTAACGGCCACAAAATCACGATTTTTCTCGAAGAGTCGGGCCTGGCCTACAACCTTCATCCAATCGACATCAGCGCTGGAGATCAGTTCAAGCCCGAGTTTCTGGCGTTTTCACCCAACAACAGAATGCCAGCGATCATCGACACCGAACCTGCTGACGACGGCGAACCGATCACCGTGTTTGAATCCGGCGCGATTTTGCTGTATCTGGCCGAGAAAACCGGACAGTTTCTGCCCACTGACGTACGGGCACGCAAGACCGTGACTGAGTGGCTGTTCTGGCAAATGGGTGGCCTAGGGCCTATGGCTGGGCAAAATCACCACTTTGGTCTCTATGCGCCCGAAAAGCTTCCTTACGCGATCAATCGCTACGTCAGCGAAACCAATCGTTTGTACGGCGTGCTGAATCGGCGATTGGTGGGCCGTGAGTTCATTGGCGGCGATCACTACAGTATTGCCGACATGGCCGCTTACCCGTGGATCGTGCCGTGGAAAAACCAGCAACAGAACCTGGATGACTTCCCCGACTTGCGCCGCTGGTTCGATGCTATTCATGCCCGACCAGCAACGGTTCGTGCGTATGCCAAGGCCGAACCTTTTTCAAGTCGTCCAGCAGTGACCGAAGAAGGCAAAAAAATCCTGTTTGGACAAACTTCAGTGCCGCGTGCGTAA
- a CDS encoding acetate/propionate family kinase, giving the protein MVEQLVEPVSVALDKTAAGLLLVVNAGSSSIKFSIYCASLDDYGQPVARGYGSLEKHADHYWLCFREANSETDIEEQWPQSEELISDETLGRLIHWIERHTGDKLSAAGHRIVHGGARAQVAALIDNCVMIEMEALIPIAPLHQPACLAPVRFLAREHAHLQQVACFDTAFHHSLDRMETLYGLPRALSEEGIRRYGFHGLSFEYIASVLPAYDRRAAAGRTIVAHLGNGASLCALRGGRSCATSMGFTTLDGILMGTRPGHLDPGILLYLLRERGMTAEALEHLLYHECGLLGVSGGISSDMRELSVSEAPAAKDAIDLYVHTIVREIGAFAAVLGGLDALVFTGGIGEHAASIRARIIEGCAWLGMRIDEQANEVDGPFLSQSSSRVAAWMIPTDEDHVIARHTLQLLDTSSH; this is encoded by the coding sequence ATGGTTGAGCAGTTAGTTGAACCGGTAAGCGTTGCGCTGGATAAAACCGCCGCCGGGCTGCTTCTGGTAGTGAACGCAGGATCGTCCAGCATCAAATTTTCGATCTATTGCGCCAGCCTGGACGACTACGGCCAACCCGTTGCTCGCGGCTACGGCAGCCTGGAAAAACACGCGGATCACTATTGGCTGTGTTTTCGCGAGGCCAATAGTGAGACGGATATTGAGGAGCAATGGCCACAGTCGGAAGAGTTGATATCCGACGAGACTCTGGGGCGGCTGATTCATTGGATTGAGCGGCACACCGGCGACAAACTTTCTGCGGCAGGTCATCGAATCGTTCATGGCGGGGCGCGCGCGCAGGTCGCGGCATTGATCGACAACTGCGTCATGATCGAAATGGAGGCGTTGATTCCCATTGCGCCGTTGCATCAACCAGCCTGCTTGGCGCCGGTGCGCTTCCTCGCACGGGAGCACGCTCATTTGCAACAAGTGGCCTGTTTTGATACCGCCTTTCACCATTCGCTGGATCGAATGGAAACCCTGTATGGATTGCCCCGAGCGTTGAGCGAGGAAGGCATTCGTCGCTATGGCTTCCATGGTTTGTCGTTCGAGTACATCGCGAGCGTCTTGCCGGCCTATGATCGACGAGCGGCGGCGGGCCGGACTATCGTTGCTCATCTGGGCAATGGCGCGAGCCTGTGTGCCTTGCGCGGCGGCCGCAGTTGCGCCACCAGCATGGGGTTTACGACGCTCGACGGCATCCTCATGGGTACGCGTCCCGGACACCTTGATCCAGGCATTCTCCTGTACTTGTTGCGCGAACGCGGCATGACCGCTGAGGCACTTGAGCACTTGCTTTATCACGAATGTGGTTTGCTGGGTGTGTCCGGTGGCATCTCCAGCGACATGCGTGAGCTGTCGGTCAGCGAGGCCCCAGCGGCCAAAGACGCGATAGATCTGTATGTTCACACCATCGTGCGGGAAATTGGCGCATTCGCCGCCGTCCTTGGTGGGCTTGATGCGTTGGTGTTCACGGGCGGCATCGGTGAGCACGCAGCCAGTATTCGCGCACGAATAATTGAAGGTTGCGCTTGGCTTGGCATGAGAATCGACGAGCAGGCCAATGAAGTTGATGGACCGTTTCTGTCCCAGTCCAGCAGCCGCGTCGCCGCCTGGATGATCCCCACCGATGAAGATCACGTGATCGCCCGCCATACCTTGCAGTTGCTGGACACCAGCAGCCATTAG
- a CDS encoding glutathione S-transferase family protein, translated as MIRFYFHPTPNPAKVALMLEETGISYEVVPVDTSKGEQHTAEYLAINPNGKVPAIVDTDGPGGVETRVFDSSAILFYLGEKTAQFMGSPADRPELLSWLFFIGTGVGPFSGQAVHFQYAAPEGNEYAINRYRREIERHYQVLDERLAGRDYLVGDTYTIVDISAWGWLGMASRVLKGEADPLAAFPNLKRWFQAIDARPAVVRARAVGNQHVFKKEMDEEARRALFPFNYPKGS; from the coding sequence ATGATCCGTTTCTATTTCCACCCGACACCGAATCCGGCAAAAGTCGCGCTGATGCTAGAAGAAACCGGAATCTCCTACGAGGTGGTTCCGGTTGATACCAGCAAAGGCGAGCAGCACACAGCCGAGTATCTGGCCATCAACCCCAATGGCAAGGTTCCCGCCATCGTCGACACGGATGGACCGGGTGGCGTTGAAACGCGGGTATTTGATTCCAGCGCAATTCTGTTTTACCTGGGCGAAAAGACCGCTCAGTTCATGGGTTCGCCCGCAGACCGGCCAGAACTGCTGTCCTGGTTGTTCTTCATTGGCACTGGCGTGGGACCTTTTTCGGGCCAAGCGGTGCATTTTCAATACGCGGCGCCAGAAGGTAATGAATACGCGATCAATCGCTACCGGCGTGAAATTGAGCGGCACTATCAGGTATTAGATGAGCGCTTGGCAGGGCGTGATTACCTCGTCGGTGATACTTACACGATCGTCGACATCTCGGCATGGGGCTGGTTGGGCATGGCTTCGCGCGTGCTTAAAGGCGAAGCCGATCCGTTGGCAGCATTCCCTAACCTCAAACGCTGGTTCCAGGCCATCGACGCGCGCCCAGCGGTAGTACGCGCCCGTGCAGTCGGCAACCAGCATGTGTTCAAAAAAGAGATGGACGAGGAAGCGCGGCGTGCGTTGTTCCCGTTTAACTATCCCAAAGGCAGCTAA
- a CDS encoding paraquat-inducible protein A, producing the protein MSQPPYASEMNLVLCHTCGYPCSVDDARCPRCNSNVHRRKPNSLNRTWAFLLASLICYIPANLLPVMYTNIFSSGSENTIFSGIMEFWSDGSWDLALLIFIASVAVPCVKFLVLGTLLITCQRRSHWARRERAKLYRLIEIVGYWSMLDVLVVALIAALVQFRSLSTIDPRMGILFFGLVVVLTMLAAISFDPRLIWDTEVEDV; encoded by the coding sequence ATGAGTCAGCCGCCGTATGCCAGCGAAATGAATCTGGTCCTGTGCCATACCTGCGGCTACCCCTGCTCGGTGGACGATGCACGCTGCCCTCGTTGTAATTCAAACGTTCATCGACGCAAACCTAATAGCCTGAACCGAACTTGGGCTTTTTTGCTGGCCAGTCTGATCTGCTATATCCCAGCCAACTTATTGCCGGTGATGTACACCAACATTTTTAGCAGCGGCAGTGAAAACACGATTTTTAGCGGCATTATGGAGTTCTGGAGCGACGGTTCTTGGGACCTTGCGTTGTTGATTTTCATTGCCAGCGTGGCAGTGCCGTGTGTGAAGTTTCTAGTGTTGGGCACGCTGCTGATTACCTGCCAACGCCGCAGTCACTGGGCCAGGCGGGAGCGAGCCAAGCTTTATCGGCTGATCGAAATAGTCGGTTACTGGTCGATGCTAGACGTGCTGGTGGTGGCTTTGATCGCTGCCTTGGTGCAGTTTCGCTCGTTGAGCACCATTGACCCGCGCATGGGTATTTTGTTTTTTGGTTTGGTGGTGGTCCTGACCATGTTAGCCGCCATTAGTTTTGATCCCCGGCTCATATGGGATACAGAGGTTGAAGATGTCTGA
- a CDS encoding paraquat-inducible protein A, translated as MTSSPAWIICEHCDSVYEFTTLAAGQTARCTRCAAILGRGGQLSIQQLLALSISAAVLFIFANAFPVISISLQGLSNQATLWQSVQALAQGQISPMAAVAGLTIILAPFLQISLLCWVLGFALVGRAAPGFKACMRTLEHLRPWSMLEVCLLGILVAIIKLSGMLDVHPGVGLWALGILTVLIILISGKGIRRLWNDLEGVIP; from the coding sequence ATGACATCGTCCCCAGCCTGGATCATCTGCGAACACTGCGACTCGGTTTATGAGTTCACAACGCTGGCCGCAGGCCAAACCGCGCGGTGTACACGTTGTGCTGCCATTCTTGGACGCGGCGGCCAACTGAGCATTCAACAACTGTTGGCATTGTCGATCAGCGCCGCAGTGTTGTTTATCTTCGCCAATGCTTTTCCGGTCATATCCATCAGTCTGCAAGGCTTGAGTAATCAAGCAACCTTGTGGCAATCGGTGCAAGCCTTGGCGCAAGGGCAAATAAGCCCGATGGCGGCAGTGGCAGGACTGACGATTATTCTTGCGCCTTTTCTGCAGATTTCCCTGCTCTGCTGGGTACTTGGTTTCGCCTTGGTCGGGCGAGCGGCACCTGGTTTTAAAGCGTGCATGCGCACGCTGGAACACCTGCGGCCCTGGAGCATGCTTGAGGTGTGTTTATTAGGCATTCTGGTGGCAATCATTAAATTGTCCGGCATGCTCGATGTCCACCCTGGCGTTGGTCTATGGGCTTTAGGCATATTGACCGTACTAATCATTCTGATTTCGGGCAAAGGCATTCGCCGGCTGTGGAACGACCTCGAAGGTGTCATCCCATGA
- a CDS encoding intermembrane transport protein PqiB, producing the protein MSDHPRSTVHPTSGSPSPGAPEIKHRNFNVSLVWIVPIVAALVGLSMVAHNIISAGPQISVSFQTAQGLEVNKTQVKYKNVVIGKVTAIALSEDRNRVDATIDLDASAKSFATEGSRFWVVRPRIGANGISGVDTLLSGSFIGADAGEPDSDQTKKNFVGLETPPPVTYGEKGKRYTLHTDTLGSLDIGSDVYYRRIAVGQVVSYQLSEDGKGVDVQIFVHSPNDQFVTKDTRFWNASGVNVSLDANGLKVDTESVSSILAGGIAFVEPKYSPNPVVAEEDATFSLFADQQTAMAPADGNPHFIRMRFDQPLRGLSVNAPVEFHGVNIGRVVSVDLDYDAAKKDFPTMIGAVIYPNRLGKAHETLLKQAGPDTADDLRTQALIAEFVKQGLRAQARSGNLLTGQLYIALDFVPNAKAVTFDSTAQTLDIPTIPGSLDKLQEQLQQIVDKISKLPIDQIANNLNGSLTELQKTLKQVNGNVLPQMRDTLEQTKKTLASANDSFSEDSPQRQELGQAMQEVKRTARSVRVLTDFLGRHPEALIRGRLKTAQPDGYTSSPTSSREIDPQ; encoded by the coding sequence ATGTCTGATCACCCACGCTCCACCGTTCACCCGACGTCGGGCTCACCGTCTCCCGGTGCTCCGGAGATTAAACATCGAAACTTTAACGTGTCGCTGGTGTGGATTGTACCCATTGTGGCGGCGTTGGTCGGGTTGTCCATGGTCGCGCACAATATCATTTCGGCGGGGCCTCAAATCAGTGTCAGTTTCCAGACTGCTCAAGGGCTTGAGGTCAACAAAACTCAAGTCAAATATAAAAATGTGGTGATTGGAAAAGTCACCGCCATCGCTCTGAGCGAAGACCGCAATCGCGTTGATGCGACCATTGATCTGGATGCATCTGCCAAGTCGTTCGCCACAGAAGGTTCACGCTTCTGGGTCGTAAGGCCTCGCATTGGCGCGAATGGTATTTCGGGGGTTGATACGTTGCTGTCCGGCTCCTTTATTGGTGCCGACGCGGGCGAGCCTGATTCAGATCAGACCAAAAAGAATTTTGTAGGCCTAGAGACACCGCCGCCAGTGACCTACGGCGAAAAGGGCAAACGCTATACCTTACACACCGACACCCTAGGGTCGCTGGACATTGGTTCGGACGTTTATTACCGCCGTATCGCGGTAGGTCAGGTTGTCTCCTATCAGTTGTCCGAAGATGGTAAAGGCGTCGACGTGCAAATTTTCGTCCACTCGCCAAATGACCAGTTCGTGACCAAAGACACACGATTCTGGAATGCCAGTGGTGTGAATGTCAGTCTGGACGCCAACGGCCTTAAGGTAGATACCGAATCGGTTTCATCGATACTGGCCGGCGGTATCGCTTTCGTCGAACCAAAATACAGCCCTAATCCGGTGGTCGCTGAGGAAGATGCCACGTTTTCGTTGTTTGCCGATCAGCAAACCGCTATGGCGCCGGCTGACGGAAATCCGCACTTTATCCGTATGCGTTTTGATCAACCACTACGTGGCCTATCGGTCAACGCACCGGTTGAGTTCCATGGGGTCAACATCGGTCGTGTCGTATCCGTAGATCTTGATTATGACGCGGCGAAAAAAGACTTCCCGACCATGATCGGTGCGGTTATTTACCCCAATAGGCTGGGTAAGGCCCACGAGACGCTATTGAAGCAGGCTGGCCCTGACACAGCTGACGACCTTCGAACCCAAGCGTTAATCGCTGAATTTGTTAAACAGGGGCTGCGTGCGCAGGCCCGGAGCGGCAACTTGTTAACCGGACAACTGTACATCGCACTGGATTTCGTCCCTAACGCCAAAGCGGTTACTTTTGACTCAACTGCGCAAACGTTGGATATCCCGACCATACCCGGAAGCCTGGACAAACTTCAGGAGCAGTTACAGCAGATTGTCGACAAGATCAGCAAGTTGCCCATTGATCAGATTGCCAACAATCTCAACGGTAGCTTGACCGAACTTCAGAAAACCTTGAAACAAGTCAATGGCAACGTATTGCCGCAGATGCGCGACACCCTGGAGCAAACCAAAAAAACCCTGGCTTCGGCCAACGATAGTTTTTCTGAGGATTCTCCGCAGCGTCAGGAATTAGGTCAGGCCATGCAAGAAGTGAAGCGCACCGCGCGATCGGTGCGGGTGCTGACCGATTTCCTCGGTCGGCATCCTGAAGCATTGATTCGTGGACGTTTGAAAACCGCTCAGCCTGATGGCTACACATCCTCGCCTACGTCTTCTCGAGAGATTGATCCGCAATGA
- a CDS encoding carbon starvation CstA family protein, producing MTRLTKHLAWFAVACLGAFALGVVALRRGEAVNALWIVVAAVAIYLVAYRYYSKFIATKVMRLDPNRATPAVLNNDGLDYVPTNKHILFGHHFAAIAGAGPLVGPVLAAQMGYLPGTLWLIAGVVFAGAVQDFLVLFMSTRRNGRSLGEMVREEMGQVPGTIALFGCFLIMIIILAVLALIVVKALADSPWGMFTVMATIPLAMFMGVYMRYIRPGRIGEISVIGVVLLLASIWAGGHVAADPVWAKAFTFTGIQITWMLVGYGFVAAVLPVWLLLAPRDYLSTFLKIGTILALAIGILVLAPELKMPALTQFTDGTGPVWKGGLFPFLFITIACGAVSGFHALIASGTTPKLLDSEANSRYIGYGAMLMESFVAIMAMVAASVIDPGVYFAMNSPAAIVGGDVVTVAHTVSSWGFAITPDALIAVAKDIGETTVLARAGGAPTLAVGIAQILHQVLPGKDTMAFWYHFAILFEALFILTAVDAGTRAGRFMLQDLLGTFVPALKRTDSWPANLIATGGCVAMWGYLLYQGVIDPLGGINTLWPLFGISNQMLAGIALMLATVVLIKMKRQRYIWVPLLPAVWLLICTTTAGYIKLFDPSPALGFLALASKYKTALDAGQVLAPAKTIDQMQHVIFNAYTNATLTALFLFVVFAILFYAIKVGVAAWGSKERTDKEAPFQAMPTAR from the coding sequence ATGACCCGACTGACCAAACATCTTGCTTGGTTTGCCGTTGCCTGCTTGGGGGCATTCGCACTGGGTGTCGTCGCGCTGCGCCGCGGTGAAGCCGTCAATGCCCTCTGGATCGTGGTTGCTGCAGTCGCAATCTATCTGGTTGCCTACCGCTATTACAGCAAGTTCATCGCTACGAAAGTGATGCGGCTGGACCCCAATCGCGCCACCCCCGCAGTTCTCAATAACGATGGTCTGGACTATGTGCCGACCAACAAACACATCCTGTTTGGTCACCATTTTGCCGCCATTGCAGGCGCTGGCCCTTTGGTCGGCCCGGTGCTTGCCGCGCAAATGGGTTACTTGCCTGGAACCCTGTGGCTGATTGCCGGCGTGGTATTCGCAGGTGCGGTGCAGGATTTCCTGGTGCTGTTCATGTCGACCCGGCGCAACGGTCGTTCGCTGGGCGAAATGGTTCGTGAGGAAATGGGCCAAGTCCCAGGTACCATTGCACTGTTCGGCTGCTTCCTGATCATGATCATCATCCTCGCGGTGCTGGCGCTGATCGTGGTCAAAGCCCTGGCGGACAGCCCGTGGGGCATGTTCACCGTCATGGCAACCATTCCGTTGGCGATGTTCATGGGCGTGTACATGCGCTACATACGTCCCGGGCGAATTGGTGAGATTTCAGTGATCGGCGTGGTTTTGCTGCTGGCGTCGATCTGGGCGGGTGGTCACGTGGCTGCTGATCCGGTGTGGGCCAAAGCGTTCACGTTTACCGGTATCCAAATCACCTGGATGTTGGTGGGTTACGGCTTCGTCGCCGCGGTATTACCGGTCTGGCTATTGTTGGCGCCACGGGATTACCTGTCGACGTTCCTGAAAATTGGCACCATTCTCGCGTTGGCTATCGGCATCCTGGTTCTTGCTCCGGAGCTTAAAATGCCGGCATTGACTCAGTTTACGGACGGCACCGGTCCGGTGTGGAAAGGTGGCTTGTTCCCATTCCTTTTCATCACCATTGCCTGTGGCGCGGTGTCGGGTTTCCACGCGCTGATCGCGTCGGGGACTACGCCGAAGCTGCTCGATAGTGAAGCCAATTCCCGTTACATCGGTTACGGTGCCATGCTCATGGAGTCGTTCGTCGCCATCATGGCCATGGTCGCAGCTTCGGTTATCGATCCTGGCGTGTACTTCGCCATGAACAGCCCGGCAGCGATTGTCGGCGGTGACGTAGTAACTGTTGCGCACACCGTCAGCAGTTGGGGCTTTGCCATCACACCGGATGCGTTGATCGCTGTAGCAAAAGACATCGGCGAAACCACAGTGCTGGCCCGAGCGGGCGGCGCGCCGACCCTGGCGGTGGGTATTGCACAGATCCTGCACCAAGTGCTGCCAGGCAAAGACACCATGGCGTTCTGGTACCACTTCGCGATTCTGTTTGAAGCGCTGTTCATTTTGACGGCAGTCGATGCTGGCACCCGAGCGGGTCGTTTCATGCTTCAGGATTTGCTCGGCACCTTTGTTCCGGCGCTTAAACGCACCGATTCCTGGCCAGCCAACCTGATCGCCACCGGCGGTTGCGTCGCGATGTGGGGCTATCTGTTGTACCAAGGCGTGATTGATCCATTGGGCGGGATCAATACCCTGTGGCCGTTGTTTGGTATCTCGAACCAGATGCTGGCCGGCATCGCGCTGATGCTCGCCACCGTGGTCCTGATCAAAATGAAACGCCAGCGCTACATTTGGGTGCCACTGCTGCCAGCGGTTTGGTTGCTAATCTGCACCACAACCGCAGGCTACATAAAGCTGTTCGACCCAAGCCCGGCGCTGGGTTTCCTCGCTTTGGCGAGCAAATACAAAACGGCACTAGATGCAGGCCAGGTACTGGCTCCGGCCAAGACTATTGACCAGATGCAGCACGTAATATTCAACGCGTACACCAACGCCACGTTGACCGCGCTGTTCCTGTTCGTGGTGTTCGCCATTCTGTTCTACGCGATCAAGGTCGGCGTAGCGGCATGGGGCAGTAAAGAACGCACCGATAAAGAAGCGCCATTCCAGGCCATGCCGACAGCTCGCTAA
- a CDS encoding PqiC family protein, producing the protein MKSRLFALFASLGLAACVSAPTHYYTLVPTANDARPSNGAPAFQFEMQPVLIPVQVDQPQVVVRLSSGALSILETERWSAPLADEFHDSLANQMELRLGTRNLEGLPKVSGRPVISLQTDVRRFDSIPGQYALIDVVWSISRRLDTEQRRSLTCSSTLRQPAGIQVQDVVMAHQQVIAQLAAIIAVTARKWAQDPGVGCP; encoded by the coding sequence ATGAAAAGTCGTTTGTTTGCCCTCTTCGCTTCGCTGGGTTTGGCTGCATGCGTGTCGGCGCCGACGCATTACTACACGTTGGTACCTACTGCTAACGACGCTCGGCCTAGCAACGGCGCGCCAGCGTTTCAATTCGAGATGCAACCGGTGCTGATACCGGTGCAAGTTGATCAGCCTCAGGTGGTGGTGAGGCTCAGCAGCGGGGCGTTGTCGATCCTTGAAACCGAACGCTGGAGCGCGCCGCTTGCTGATGAATTTCACGACTCCTTGGCCAACCAAATGGAACTGCGACTCGGTACTCGAAACCTTGAAGGCTTGCCTAAAGTGTCAGGTCGTCCGGTCATTTCACTGCAAACCGACGTACGACGATTCGATTCAATACCCGGTCAGTACGCGCTGATCGACGTGGTATGGAGCATCAGTCGCAGGCTTGATACCGAACAACGTCGTAGCTTGACGTGCAGCTCAACCCTTCGACAGCCAGCAGGAATACAGGTGCAAGACGTGGTCATGGCGCATCAACAAGTCATCGCGCAGTTGGCGGCTATAATCGCGGTAACCGCACGCAAATGGGCACAAGATCCCGGCGTAGGTTGTCCTTAG